AGAAATCGAGGGAGATCGAGCGATCAAGACGTACGGTAGCATAAGTGCCTTCACCGAGCTAGAAATAAGACCGATACCAGATTAGCAAAGATCCAAGGTCCAAGACCAGATAAGTAGAAAGGCATACCTTTTCCAGCTGCTGGAAGGAACTGGGCTGCTGAGATTTGTCCATTTTCTGTGGAACTTTGGAAGCCGGTGGCCGCGATGGTTTGGGTTTAGAATGAAAGAGAAAGTGACCAGGAGAGACCAGATTTGAGGTGATCTTCAAAGGGTGGGCTGCAGGATCCCTAAAATACTCCATGCTGAGACGTGAGGGATGAGCCCCGCGCTGAGCGGCCCGGGACTTAACAGACTTGgcattttttttggcctgAGTTGGCAGGCGCTTATTATTTCTACATTTACTTTTATTTCGATTTTTGCTACAGTTGGTGCATTCTTTCACGGTGAACTTGATTTCAGTTTTCAGTTTTTTGTGTCTAATTTCCTATATCTATAGATTGATTGGGAGTTGGGATACAACGGTCGGGAGGACTAACTGGGATGGATGGCTACACCGAACATGAGCAGTGGAATCATGTCCAATATTCCCAAAAAGAAGGGCCTCATTCCTCACGCCACCAACATTGACAATACCAATAGGCATGCCTCGTTTGTGTGCTCGTTCCACGAGGCGCCACGCCGAAAAAGTCGCTAGGCTGGTGCCCAAAATGAGTAGCCGCCCAGCATCATCAATCGCTTCTTCAGCCGCTGTCTTCACCAAGGGGTCGATATTTTCACCAAACATGATCACTGCCGGCTTTAAAATACCGGCATTTGAAGTTACCGATAATGCACCGTCGCTATCTACCTCTATAGTCGCCTTCTTGCCATCGCTCAACGTGGGAGGGTTCTCCAAGCAGGTCGGACATGAAGGATACCGGAAAGTAGAATATGGCGCTTCAGCGAGATCAACGTCCCCATCCGGGTTGAGCTTCAAGCCTTTACGCCGTTGCTCCTCCGGATTATCGACATCGAACGCACCCTCTGCAACCATGCGAGCTAAAAATTTGGCCCAAGCTGGATTGAGTCTCTCCAGCGACGCTTGAAAGTCAGTGCGGGGAAGTTGGTTTTGACAGCTCGTGCAAACGACCGATCGCAAGTATCCGTGTAGTTCGAGGGTAGATAGTTCCGGATGCGCAAGGGAATGGAACGAGTCGACATTCTGTGTCACAACGGAACTGATGTACCCTTTTTCACCGAGACCTTTAATTGCGCTATGAGTCGAGTTCGGCTTTGCTTTCAAGAGCCCGGGCCATCCGACGAAGCTGCGCGCCCAATACCGCTTGCGCGACTCATGGTGGGAGATGAACTCATGATAGTAAATTGGACGATATGATTTGTTTAGCCGATAAGTACCTTGGTCGCCTCGATAATCTGACAGACCAGACGCGACGGAGATACCTGCGCCAGTCAGGAGTACCGTCTGGGAATGTCTCCCCACATCGACACCGCGGAGAGTTGAAGACGGCGGTGCAGTGAGGAAAGTGCTGATAGCCTCAATTGCTCCTGCGATTGTTGTTGCAGCCCTAGGGACTATGATGGCTGGGGGCAATGGTCCCGTGAAGGGGATCCGAATGGCAGGCGTCGTCATTGAAGACGCACCATTATACGTTCACGGGTGTGTGTCTTGGCGAAACGAGAGTGGATGCTCTCCGACGATTGCGCAGTTGGATGCTTGGATACTGCGTTAGAAGATATCGGAGATTCAACATTCATCCAAGAGTATACTAAAATAAAATGAAAGATTGAGAAAAAAGAATTCCGATAGGCCTCGAGAGGTAGTCCGAGTTAATGAGTTCCAATAGGACACATGGAGATGTTCGTGGGGAGATATGCGTGTAGATTGGAAACGGAAAATCAAGGGAAATGCCGGATGACATGAACATCCCaccatctactccgtagaccTCTCACCTTTCTGGTGGAATAGACGTACTCCGTAACTGAAACTATAATCTCGGTTTTGACAACACAAAGGCCCCTGAAAAAAGACCACTCTGTCCAATCCTTTTATTGTGCTCGCGTGCCCTCGACGCGATGCCGCTGACGCAGCCCCTATGCAGACTTCGCCCTCTCCACTTCAGGATTTCTAGTCTCGGATCTCTTGCTGCCCAGCGGCGCATACTTACTTCCACACCTTTTTTGAAAACCCCTTCTTCCTTCATCTTTCGCTCCAGACCTCGTTCCATTCCACGTCTGGCAACATCTATAACTATGACACAAACTAGGAATGATCATGGCCATAGCCACGGCCACGgtcaccaccaccaccaccatcaTGATAATACCTACCTAACCTCCACAAACAAACGCGACGCTGGTGTTCGCATTACACGTATTGGTCTCGTTGCAAATTTGTGTATGGCGATTGGAAAATTCATTGGCGGTTATATCTTTCACTCTCAATCCCTGATCGCCGACGCCTACCACGCGCTCACCGATCTTGTCTCCGACTTTTTGACTTTGGGGACTGTCGCCTGGTCCCTGAAGCCCCCGAGTGAACGATTCCCAAACGGGTATGGAAAAATCGAGAGCATCGGTGCGTTAGGGGTTAGTGGGCTTCTGCTCTGCGGAGGAGTGTTCATGGGTCTCAACGCGGGTCAGGTCCTGCTGGCTCACTTCTACCCTGATGTGGCTGAAACAGTAGCTCATTCTGGAATTTTGGGACATGGTCATTCGCACAGTCATGGGCCAATCGGTCCAAGCATTCACGCGGCATGGATCGCAGCAGGCTCGATTGTGGTCAAGGAGTGGCTTTACCATGCCAGTAAGTGAAGAGATGCAGAGATCTGggtgtatatatatatctatATTAATTAGATCACTAACTTGAGATTCTAGCCATGAAGGTTGCTGAAGAGCGCAAATCGTCCGTGCTTGCATCCAACGCTGTTCACCACCGCATTGACTCCCTGACCAGTATTGTCGCCCTTTTCACAATCGGAGGAAGCTATGTCTTCCAAGATGCCACCTGGCTGGATCCAGTTGGCGGAGTCCTGATCTCCCTGATGGTCATCAAAGCCGGTTGGGGCAACACATGTACCTCCCTTTTGGAGTTGGCGGATACTACGGTTGATGAGGAAGTGCGACACTCTGTGGAGGCTGCTGCCTCCAAGGCATTGCAGGATCTTGAAGATGGACACCAAGTCATCGTTCGTGATGTACAAGGCATGAAGTCTGGCCAAAACTACCTAATGGACATTGAGTTGGCTGTGCCGGGTGCCTGGGCTATTAGTCGGTCACGACACATCGAAGAAGCCGTTCGTCAAGCTGTTGGATCCGGAGTTCGCGGCGTGAAGCGGATCAAGGTCCGCTTCATTCCGGCGGAAAATCAGGATCTCACGTTCTCGGATGAGTTCGTTGCGCAGGATATTGGTGGTGACCCGGAGACACCTCAAGATATTCGGAAGCAGCAATAGGGATAGAGTCCATGATACCTTTGGATTGCGGTCTATATGTATAGATTGGTAAATAAAACAAGtctaaaaaaaacaaacagaTTTAAACGACAGGTAATAGAGTGCAGAGTATATAGTGGGGCTGTTCTATTCTACCGAGAATTTAGCAGAACAACAGCTAAAAGAGCTATTTACCCGGCAAAACCACCTCGGGCTTGTTTTGACATCACTGGAGGAATCATAAGCTTGATTTAATTGGTTCTCGGTATTCACTTTCCACTTTTCCTATATGTACTTcgcattaaaaaaaaaattaagatGTGAAGTCCACTAGTTATAGGAACCGGTTATAATCGCTTTACATCATCAGCTCAACCCACCTGGCAATATTGCCGCTTGCACTTCTACGCTTCTTTTCCCGAGTTCATCCCATGATCATTCGATTTTTTTGGCCTAAATTTGGAAGAATTCCAGGAATTACTTGAAAAgcatttctctctctttctctttcctgCTGTTCTATTGCATGGAATTGTCTATCTTCCATCATGGCATCCGATACCCCTCTCTACATTGGATTCGATCTCTCCACCCAACAATTGAAGGGACTAGTTGTCAACTCCGATCTTAAAGTGGTCTATGTTGCCAAATTTGATTTCGATGCCGACTCGCAGAGTTTCCCGATTAAAAAAGGTGTTCTGAACAATGAAGCCGAACATGAAGTGTTTGCACCGGTCGCCCTATGGCTGCAGGCATTGGATGGTGTGCTAGAAAGCCTGCGCAAGCAGGGTCTCGATTTCAGCCGTGTGAAAGCAATTAGTGGTGCGGGACAGCAGCATGGAAGTGTATACTGGGGTCAGAATGCGGAGTCGCTTCTCCGCAATCTGGATTCCAGCAAGTCCCTCGAGGCACAGCTGGAAGGCGCTTTCTCCCACCCATACAGTCCCAATTGGCAAGATTCAAGCACCCAGATAGAATGTGACGAGTTTGACGCAGCTCTCGGCAAGCCCGAGGATTTAGCGCAGGCTACTGGAAGTAAAGCACACCACGTAAGAAGCCCCTGAAGTCAAAGTATATGCGGGGCAAGCGTGCTGACACTGTCATTAGAGATTCACAGGTCCTCAAATCCTCCGATTCACAAGGAAACACCCTGAAATTTATGAGAAAACCTGGAGAATTTCGTTGGTGTCATCTTTCCTGGCGTCACTTTTTCTCGGCCATATAGCCCCATTCGACATCTCCGATGTGTGCGGAATGAACTTGTGGAACATCAAGAAAGGGGCGTATGACGAGCGTCTGATTCAGCTCTGCTCGGGTGTCTTTGGAGTTGAGGATCTCAAGCAGAAGCTCGGCGAGGTACCGGAAGATGGAGGCCTGCACCTAGGATCCGTTCATTCGTATTTCGTGGAGCGTTTCGGCTTCAGTCCTGATTGTATAATTATTCCAGCAACTGGTGATAATCCAGCAACCATTCTTGCGCTGCCCTTACTGCCATCAGATGCAATGGTCTCGCTCGGCACCTCTACTACCTTCCTCATGTCTACTCCCAGCTACAAACCCAATCCCTCCACACACTTTTTCAACCACCCTACTACCCCTGGCTTGTACATGTTCATGCTGTGCTATAAGAATGGCGGCCTGGCCCGTGAGCACGTCCGAGATGCGATCAATGAGAGCCTGAAGGATACCCCTGCTCAGCCCTGGGCCAACTTTGACAAGGTCGCTCTGCAGACTGCCCCGTTGGGTCAACAGAATGCCTCGGGTCCGATGAAGATGGGCCTGTTCTTCCCGCAGCATGAGATCGTACCAAACATTAGTAAGGGCCAATGGCGCTTTACATACGATGCCCATACGGGAAGTTTGAAAGAGACGATGGATGGATGGGACTCGCCGCAGGACGAAGCCCGCGCAATCATTGAGAGCCAGTTGCTTTCACTGCGCTTGCGGTCTCGAGACCTTACCCAGAGCCCTGGCAATGGACTCCCTTCCCAGCCACGCCGAGTTTATCTCGTTGGTGGAGGATCCAAGAACAAAGCAATCGCCAAAATTGCTGGCGAGATCCTCGGCGGTGTCGAGGGTGTATATTCGCTCGACGTTGGCGACAATGCCTGCGCTCTGGGTGCCGCATACAAGGCCGTTTGGGGCATCGAGAGACAGCCCGGTCAAACATTTGAGGACTTGATTGGGCAGCGGTGGAATGAGGAGGAGTTCATTGAGAAAATTGCGGACGGTTATCAAGAGGGGGTGTTTGAACAGTATGGTCAGGCAGTCGAGGGCTTTGAGAAGATGGAACTGCAGGTTTTGCAGCAACAGGCTGACAAGGCCAATTGAGATGGAACCTGAAAATAACATAGATATAAAAAACCATCGGGCTAGATTTATTTTCGTCTCACTTTTAGACATTCTAAAGCCTTGTATAGCAATGAGTAGGTCAAATCAAGTACACATTGTATGATGTTCCATCAAATCAAGCTCCTGCCCATAAACAACTGCCCCTTGTCCTATTCAGGAAAACACAAAGAACTTCACATTTCAATCAAAATGTCCTCCACACCTGTACTCGACATACCTTGGTCGTTTGATTTGCAGATTCGGCACTCTCTTGGCAAGCGAGGGCGGAGCACGGGACCGATTACGATATCCAGGTTGAATGCCCGCAGGTAATATCTCCTCCACCGAAAACAATTTTAAAACAACACACACCTCCCCTACGTTTTCATTTCCCTCTCTCCTTCCCACACCTCGAAGGGAGACTGGAAGATGGAAGAACAGGTGAGTCTTCCAATTCTGTTCAGCACCCTCGAGATAAAAAAATTCCAATACCCCAACACCGCCCCTCCCCCGCCGTTTCAAACAGCCCGCTCCATTTCTCAACTCAAGACAGAAGATGATTGACACATAGCAGGTAGCAAATGCAATTGAGATTGCCTGGAATCCATCCTCCGACCCAACCCTAAAATCCCAAGCCTACGAATACCTCAACCAACTCCGCTCTGACCCCTCCGGATGGCAGGTTTGCCTCTCCCTCTTCACTAAAACCCCACAACAGCCCGAAGTCGTACGGCATGTCAGTCTCGAAATTGTCAATAGTGCAGCCCAGGTCGGCTTGATCAATCCAGCCTCGCTCGGTGTTGTTCGAGATAGTGTGTTAGCCTACGTTCGCCAGGCCTACGGCCCGGAGGCCACTGCCACCCCCGACGCCCCTTATATTCAAAATAAAATCGCACAGACAGTtacttttctcttctcttccctctaCGCGAACGGCTGGGAGACTTGCATCGACGATCTACTGAACCTGACCTGCAAATCCGCAGGCTGGGATAGCCAAATCGGGGTTGTGTTCTACCTGCGTGTGCTGAGCTCGATTCATGAGGAGATTGGCGATGTGCTGGTCTCAAGGTCTCGCGGAGAACAGGACAGGGCGAATGCGCTGAAGGACCTAATCCGGGAGAGGGACATGCAGAAAATTGCCAACTCCTGGCAGGAGATTTTGGCGGTGTGGCGGGAAAGTGACGATACTATTGTTGAGATGTGCTTGAAGGCGGTTGGTAGCTGGGTCAGCTGGATTGATATTGGTCTTGTAGTGAACCAGACTATGTTGGATCTGCTCTTCCAGCAGCTTGGGCGGGCCGAGAAACAGGAGCTTCGGGAGGGAGAACAGCGGGTGCGCGATGCGGCTGTGGACGTTTTCACGGAGATCATTggcaagaagatgaagcctTCAGACAAAATTGAGATGATCGCTTTCTTGAACCTCGACTCCATCATCACGCAGCTGTCTAACAGCCCTCCGTTACGGGAGAGCCGATTCACATTCAAGTACGATACTGACTTGGCAGAGACAGTTGCCAAGCTTGTCAACAACACAGTTGTGGACATTGTCCGGGTGTTGGATAATGACGCTGGTCCCGTCAAGGAGCAGGCAGAAAACCTTTTGCAGGTCTTCCTGCCGCACATCCTTCGATTCTTTTCAGACGAGTACGACGAAGTTTGTTCGACTGTCATTCCTTGCGTCAGCGATATGCTCACGTACATTCGGAAACTCGCCAAGGCAAATCCATCCTTTGCGGAGCGGAACAAGTCCATCTTGCTTCCGATTTTGAAGGCAATCATTGCGAAAATGCGGTACGACGAGACCTCAAACTGgggcgaggaggacgagcaAACGGACGAGGCAGAGTTCCAAGACCTGCGCAAGAGACTCGGTGTTTTGCAGCAAATCATCGCCTCTGCCGATGAACAGCTTTACATCGATGCAATCTCAGAGGTGGTGGGAACAACTTTCCAAAAACTGCGGGCATCCGGTGGGCAGCTTGACTGGCGTGACCTAGATCTCGCTTTGCATGAGATGTTCTTGTTTGGAGATCTGGCCGTCAGGGGCGGCAGTCTCTACTTGAAGGGTGCCCCTACTGGCATGGCTGCGAATCGTCTCATTGAGATGATGCTTGCGATGGTAGAGTCCGATATCCGATCATTCACCCACCCTGCAACCCAACTTCAGTACATGGAAATATGTGTTCGTTATAGCTCATTCTTTACCCACAATACTCATCTCATCCCTGGAGTTCTGGAGAGCTTCCTCCAGCTTGTGCACCACCCTGTTAAAAAAGTCAAGACTCGTTCGTGGTATCTGTTCCAGCGGCTAGCTAGACAGCTGCGCAGTCAAATTGGCAACGTGGCACAGACTGTTGTGGAGGCATTGAGTGACTTGTTGGTTATTCAGGCTGAGGTGCCTTCGGAAGGCGATGACGGCGATGAGATGTCTTCCGAGGATCATGAGGGCTCTGCGGACGCTGTGTTCAACAGTCAGCTGTACCTTTTCGAGTCCGTTGGAATCATTTCGTCGACCCCAAGTGTCGTTGCAGAGAAGCAGGTTCTCTACGCCCAGTCGGTGATGAACCCTGTCTTCGGCGATATGGAACGTAATCTCGAAGCCGCCAAGGCCAATGACGAACGTGCATTGCTGCAGATCCACCACGACATCATGGCTCTAGGAACCCTCGCTCGTGGTTACTCGGATTGGCAGCCGGGTACCAGCTCACCCTCTGCTCTCCCGGCGCCAGAGGTCTCGGCGGCTTTCGCACAGGTAGCTGAAGCGACCCTGGTTGCGCTTGAATCCCTCAGCTCCTCATTCAATATCCGGACTGCTGCTCGCT
Above is a window of Penicillium digitatum chromosome 2, complete sequence DNA encoding:
- a CDS encoding D-xylulose kinase, coding for MASDTPLYIGFDLSTQQLKGLVVNSDLKVVYVAKFDFDADSQSFPIKKGVLNNEAEHEVFAPVALWLQALDGVLESLRKQGLDFSRVKAISGAGQQHGSVYWGQNAESLLRNLDSSKSLEAQLEGAFSHPYSPNWQDSSTQIECDEFDAALGKPEDLAQATGSKAHHRFTGPQILRFTRKHPEIYEKTWRISLVSSFLASLFLGHIAPFDISDVCGMNLWNIKKGAYDERLIQLCSGVFGVEDLKQKLGEVPEDGGLHLGSVHSYFVERFGFSPDCIIIPATGDNPATILALPLLPSDAMVSLGTSTTFLMSTPSYKPNPSTHFFNHPTTPGLYMFMLCYKNGGLAREHVRDAINESLKDTPAQPWANFDKVALQTAPLGQQNASGPMKMGLFFPQHEIVPNISKGQWRFTYDAHTGSLKETMDGWDSPQDEARAIIESQLLSLRLRSRDLTQSPGNGLPSQPRRVYLVGGGSKNKAIAKIAGEILGGVEGVYSLDVGDNACALGAAYKAVWGIERQPGQTFEDLIGQRWNEEEFIEKIADGYQEGVFEQYGQAVEGFEKMELQVLQQQADKAN
- a CDS encoding Exportin-T, with the translated sequence MEEQVANAIEIAWNPSSDPTLKSQAYEYLNQLRSDPSGWQVCLSLFTKTPQQPEVVRHVSLEIVNSAAQVGLINPASLGVVRDSVLAYVRQAYGPEATATPDAPYIQNKIAQTVTFLFSSLYANGWETCIDDLLNLTCKSAGWDSQIGVVFYLRVLSSIHEEIGDVLVSRSRGEQDRANALKDLIRERDMQKIANSWQEILAVWRESDDTIVEMCLKAVGSWVSWIDIGLVVNQTMLDLLFQQLGRAEKQELREGEQRVRDAAVDVFTEIIGKKMKPSDKIEMIAFLNLDSIITQLSNSPPLRESRFTFKYDTDLAETVAKLVNNTVVDIVRVLDNDAGPVKEQAENLLQVFLPHILRFFSDEYDEVCSTVIPCVSDMLTYIRKLAKANPSFAERNKSILLPILKAIIAKMRYDETSNWGEEDEQTDEAEFQDLRKRLGVLQQIIASADEQLYIDAISEVVGTTFQKLRASGGQLDWRDLDLALHEMFLFGDLAVRGGSLYLKGAPTGMAANRLIEMMLAMVESDIRSFTHPATQLQYMEICVRYSSFFTHNTHLIPGVLESFLQLVHHPVKKVKTRSWYLFQRLARQLRSQIGNVAQTVVEALSDLLVIQAEVPSEGDDGDEMSSEDHEGSADAVFNSQLYLFESVGIISSTPSVVAEKQVLYAQSVMNPVFGDMERNLEAAKANDERALLQIHHDIMALGTLARGYSDWQPGTSSPSALPAPEVSAAFAQVAEATLVALESLSSSFNIRTAARFAFSRLIGVLGAQILPQLPRWIDGLLTQTSSRDEMALFLRLLDQVIFGFKGEIYSILDTLLTPFLQRVFSGIADPTTGTDDEIQLAELKREYLNFLLAVLNNDLGTVIISERNQPIFETVITTIEHFAKDIDDFTTAKMAFSVLGRMASCWGGPDIAPAPANGAAPAQAVLPGFGGFMITRFSPLCWALPTTPSFNSKDAQAKQVLAEAGALQRTIYSKTGMEYAEYLRNQELPGMGMGADLIEEFLTALSQLDVKGFRQFFPSFIQRLSA
- a CDS encoding SIR2 family histone deacetylase, putative, producing MTTPAIRIPFTGPLPPAIIVPRAATTIAGAIEAISTFLTAPPSSTLRGVDVGRHSQTVLLTGAGISVASGLSDYRGDQGTYRLNKSYRPIYYHEFISHHESRKRYWARSFVGWPGLLKAKPNSTHSAIKGLGEKGYISSVVTQNVDSFHSLAHPELSTLELHGYLRSVVCTSCQNQLPRTDFQASLERLNPAWAKFLARMVAEGAFDVDNPEEQRRKGLKLNPDGDVDLAEAPYSTFRYPSCPTCLENPPTLSDGKKATIEVDSDGALSVTSNAGILKPAVIMFGENIDPLVKTAAEEAIDDAGRLLILGTSLATFSAWRLVERAHKRGMPIGIVNVGGVRNEALLFGNIGHDSTAHVRCSHPSQLVLPTVVSQLPINL
- a CDS encoding Cation efflux family protein, putative codes for the protein MTQTRNDHGHSHGHGHHHHHHHDNTYLTSTNKRDAGVRITRIGLVANLCMAIGKFIGGYIFHSQSLIADAYHALTDLVSDFLTLGTVAWSLKPPSERFPNGYGKIESIGALGVSGLLLCGGVFMGLNAGQVLLAHFYPDVAETVAHSGILGHGHSHSHGPIGPSIHAAWIAAGSIVVKEWLYHATMKVAEERKSSVLASNAVHHRIDSLTSIVALFTIGGSYVFQDATWLDPVGGVLISLMVIKAGWGNTCTSLLELADTTVDEEVRHSVEAAASKALQDLEDGHQVIVRDVQGMKSGQNYLMDIELAVPGAWAISRSRHIEEAVRQAVGSGVRGVKRIKVRFIPAENQDLTFSDEFVAQDIGGDPETPQDIRKQQ